In the genome of Spea bombifrons isolate aSpeBom1 chromosome 11, aSpeBom1.2.pri, whole genome shotgun sequence, one region contains:
- the LOC128469345 gene encoding L-threonine ammonia-lyase-like isoform X1 — protein MDSARGLSVPPTPSRLLPPWGAVVGCLLHIVVFLFAVLFSCVQTLFSDNGNKNATKKNQPPLTSKDQGQKNCLVPCDQNGPRPLAINPERLKGFVEEEHFNGELSTWEMNVAGSAEELLKESVEPTAQKNRKPSIRPKNDFLRFEDISAAAFKIQGGVQKTPCMYSRISKQYGVDIYLKKEFLQYIGSVKERGVLYLLTSLSQDQQKKGVIVATDSNFAMAVAFHASELQIPAFVIMSAGTSPGRVKMCRDYGAMVILFGPTARDARSHAMRLAEENGYLYMEEEDSAAYLAGLGTVGLEIYEQMPCLDVVIFPAGGHCGLLAASAAALKHLNPKISVIGVESAKFPIVQESLKIGHCMTEHDWITHPLYGELGGPSFGGNTLKLTKKLVDKVISVREEDVLLAMLRLLEYERVTADAEGSMGLAALIAGALPDFKGKKVGVVVCSANLSLPLLRHCLDRALVLDHRVCKFSIVLPDFPWEITKLMEAIGREEARVLDMRKENIFPNTDLFTLEVTCVVETRDKTHATQLRNTLSEKYPAAQWISQ, from the exons ATGGACAGTGCTAGAGGCCTCAGTGTCCCCCCGACTCCTTCCCGTCTTCTCCCTCCCTGGGGGGCAGTAGTTGGATGCCTGCTTCACATCGttgtgtttctttttgctgTGCTTTTTAG CTGTGTCCAGACGCTGTTTTCAGACAA tggtaataaaaatgcaactaaAAAGAACCAACCCCCTCTCACAAGCAAAGATCAGGGTCAAAAAAATTGCCTTGTGCCCTGTGACCAGAATGGACCCCGTCCATTGGCCATCAACCCCGAAAGACTGAAAGGCTTCGTGGAGGAAGAACATTTTAACGGGGAACTGAGCACATGGGAAATGAACGTGGCAGGGAGCGCCGAGGAACTGCTGAAAGAATCTGTCGAACCCACCGCCCAGAAAAATCGCAAGCCAAGCATTCGGCCCAAAAATGACTTCCTGAGGTTTGAGGACATCAGTGCGGCAGCCTTTAAAATTCAGGGTGGCGTTCAGAAAACTCCATGCATG TATTCAAGGATTTCAAAGCAGTATGGTGTGGACATTTACCTGAAGAAAGAGTTCTTGCAGTACATAGGGTCCGTGAAGGAGAGAGGGGTGTTATACCTACTCACATCGCTAAGTCAG GATCAGCAGAAAAAAGGGGTGATTGTGGCTACGGACAGTAACTTTGCGATGGCGGTGGCATTTCATGCCTCTGAGCTGCAAATTCCTGCTTTTGTTATCATGTCTGCTGGGACATCGCCTGGACGGGTCAAGATGTGCCGCGACTATGGTGCCATGGTTATATTGTTTGGCCCCACGGCAAGAGACGCTCGGAGTCACGCCATGCGGCTGGCCGAAGAGAATGGCTACCTCTACATGGAAGA GGAAGACAGCGCTGCTTACCTGGCTGGTCTCGGAACCGTAGGTCTAGAAATCTACGAGCAGATGCCCTGCTTAGACGTCGTCATATTCCCTGCTGGTGGACATTGTGGTCTGCTGGCTGCGTCAGCCGCTGCTCTGAAGCACCTGAACCCCAAAATCTCAGTGATT GGCGTAGAGAGCGCAAAATTTCCCATCGTACAAGAGTCTTTGAAAATTGGACACTGCATGACAGAACACGACTGGATCACGCACCCGTTGTAtggag AGCTGGGTGGACCATCTTTTGGTGGCAATACCTTGAAGTTAACGAAGAAGCTTGTAGATAAGGTGATCTCGGTGAG AGAGGAGGACGTTCTTCTGGCCATGCTGAGGTTGTTAGAATATGAGCGGGTGACGGCCGACGCTGAGGGCTCCATGGGACTGGCCGCTCTGATAGCGGGGGCACTGCCAGACTTCAAAGGGAAAAA GGTAGGCGTTGTCGTGTGCAGTGCTAATCTGTCTTTGCCTTTACTGCGTCACTGCCTGGATCGAGCTCTGGTCTTGGACCATAGAGTTTGCAAATTCTCCATCGTGCTTCCTGACTTTCCTTGGGAAATCACCAAGCTCATGGAAGCCATTGGGCGAGAAGAAGCCAG gGTACTGGACATGcggaaagaaaacattttcccgAATACAGATCTTTTCACTCTAGAG GTAACTTGTGTCGTGGAGACGAGAGATAAAACGCACGCCACGCAGCTGAGAAACACCCTCTCGGAGAAATACCCAGCCGCGCAATGGATCTCGCAGTGA
- the LOC128469345 gene encoding L-threonine ammonia-lyase-like isoform X3, producing MNFAIQFLYSKGLGQRDAVDDSEPEEDSDPFWSSGNKNATKKNQPPLTSKDQGQKNCLVPCDQNGPRPLAINPERLKGFVEEEHFNGELSTWEMNVAGSAEELLKESVEPTAQKNRKPSIRPKNDFLRFEDISAAAFKIQGGVQKTPCMYSRISKQYGVDIYLKKEFLQYIGSVKERGVLYLLTSLSQDQQKKGVIVATDSNFAMAVAFHASELQIPAFVIMSAGTSPGRVKMCRDYGAMVILFGPTARDARSHAMRLAEENGYLYMEEEDSAAYLAGLGTVGLEIYEQMPCLDVVIFPAGGHCGLLAASAAALKHLNPKISVIGVESAKFPIVQESLKIGHCMTEHDWITHPLYGELGGPSFGGNTLKLTKKLVDKVISVREEDVLLAMLRLLEYERVTADAEGSMGLAALIAGALPDFKGKKVGVVVCSANLSLPLLRHCLDRALVLDHRVCKFSIVLPDFPWEITKLMEAIGREEARVLDMRKENIFPNTDLFTLEVTCVVETRDKTHATQLRNTLSEKYPAAQWISQ from the exons atgaattttGCAATTCAGTTTTTGTATTCCAAGGGATTAGGCCAAAGAGACGCCGTTGACGATTCCGAGCCGGAAGAGGACAGCGATCCTTTCTGGAGCAG tggtaataaaaatgcaactaaAAAGAACCAACCCCCTCTCACAAGCAAAGATCAGGGTCAAAAAAATTGCCTTGTGCCCTGTGACCAGAATGGACCCCGTCCATTGGCCATCAACCCCGAAAGACTGAAAGGCTTCGTGGAGGAAGAACATTTTAACGGGGAACTGAGCACATGGGAAATGAACGTGGCAGGGAGCGCCGAGGAACTGCTGAAAGAATCTGTCGAACCCACCGCCCAGAAAAATCGCAAGCCAAGCATTCGGCCCAAAAATGACTTCCTGAGGTTTGAGGACATCAGTGCGGCAGCCTTTAAAATTCAGGGTGGCGTTCAGAAAACTCCATGCATG TATTCAAGGATTTCAAAGCAGTATGGTGTGGACATTTACCTGAAGAAAGAGTTCTTGCAGTACATAGGGTCCGTGAAGGAGAGAGGGGTGTTATACCTACTCACATCGCTAAGTCAG GATCAGCAGAAAAAAGGGGTGATTGTGGCTACGGACAGTAACTTTGCGATGGCGGTGGCATTTCATGCCTCTGAGCTGCAAATTCCTGCTTTTGTTATCATGTCTGCTGGGACATCGCCTGGACGGGTCAAGATGTGCCGCGACTATGGTGCCATGGTTATATTGTTTGGCCCCACGGCAAGAGACGCTCGGAGTCACGCCATGCGGCTGGCCGAAGAGAATGGCTACCTCTACATGGAAGA GGAAGACAGCGCTGCTTACCTGGCTGGTCTCGGAACCGTAGGTCTAGAAATCTACGAGCAGATGCCCTGCTTAGACGTCGTCATATTCCCTGCTGGTGGACATTGTGGTCTGCTGGCTGCGTCAGCCGCTGCTCTGAAGCACCTGAACCCCAAAATCTCAGTGATT GGCGTAGAGAGCGCAAAATTTCCCATCGTACAAGAGTCTTTGAAAATTGGACACTGCATGACAGAACACGACTGGATCACGCACCCGTTGTAtggag AGCTGGGTGGACCATCTTTTGGTGGCAATACCTTGAAGTTAACGAAGAAGCTTGTAGATAAGGTGATCTCGGTGAG AGAGGAGGACGTTCTTCTGGCCATGCTGAGGTTGTTAGAATATGAGCGGGTGACGGCCGACGCTGAGGGCTCCATGGGACTGGCCGCTCTGATAGCGGGGGCACTGCCAGACTTCAAAGGGAAAAA GGTAGGCGTTGTCGTGTGCAGTGCTAATCTGTCTTTGCCTTTACTGCGTCACTGCCTGGATCGAGCTCTGGTCTTGGACCATAGAGTTTGCAAATTCTCCATCGTGCTTCCTGACTTTCCTTGGGAAATCACCAAGCTCATGGAAGCCATTGGGCGAGAAGAAGCCAG gGTACTGGACATGcggaaagaaaacattttcccgAATACAGATCTTTTCACTCTAGAG GTAACTTGTGTCGTGGAGACGAGAGATAAAACGCACGCCACGCAGCTGAGAAACACCCTCTCGGAGAAATACCCAGCCGCGCAATGGATCTCGCAGTGA
- the LOC128469345 gene encoding L-threonine ammonia-lyase-like isoform X2 → MNFAIQFLYSKGLGQRDAVDDSEPEEDSDPFWSSCVQTLFSDNGNKNATKKNQPPLTSKDQGQKNCLVPCDQNGPRPLAINPERLKGFVEEEHFNGELSTWEMNVAGSAEELLKESVEPTAQKNRKPSIRPKNDFLRFEDISAAAFKIQGGVQKTPCMYSRISKQYGVDIYLKKEFLQYIGSVKERGVLYLLTSLSQDQQKKGVIVATDSNFAMAVAFHASELQIPAFVIMSAGTSPGRVKMCRDYGAMVILFGPTARDARSHAMRLAEENGYLYMEEEDSAAYLAGLGTVGLEIYEQMPCLDVVIFPAGGHCGLLAASAAALKHLNPKISVIGVESAKFPIVQESLKIGHCMTEHDWITHPLYGELGGPSFGGNTLKLTKKLVDKVISVREEDVLLAMLRLLEYERVTADAEGSMGLAALIAGALPDFKGKKVGVVVCSANLSLPLLRHCLDRALVLDHRVCKFSIVLPDFPWEITKLMEAIGREEARVLDMRKENIFPNTDLFTLEVTCVVETRDKTHATQLRNTLSEKYPAAQWISQ, encoded by the exons atgaattttGCAATTCAGTTTTTGTATTCCAAGGGATTAGGCCAAAGAGACGCCGTTGACGATTCCGAGCCGGAAGAGGACAGCGATCCTTTCTGGAGCAG CTGTGTCCAGACGCTGTTTTCAGACAA tggtaataaaaatgcaactaaAAAGAACCAACCCCCTCTCACAAGCAAAGATCAGGGTCAAAAAAATTGCCTTGTGCCCTGTGACCAGAATGGACCCCGTCCATTGGCCATCAACCCCGAAAGACTGAAAGGCTTCGTGGAGGAAGAACATTTTAACGGGGAACTGAGCACATGGGAAATGAACGTGGCAGGGAGCGCCGAGGAACTGCTGAAAGAATCTGTCGAACCCACCGCCCAGAAAAATCGCAAGCCAAGCATTCGGCCCAAAAATGACTTCCTGAGGTTTGAGGACATCAGTGCGGCAGCCTTTAAAATTCAGGGTGGCGTTCAGAAAACTCCATGCATG TATTCAAGGATTTCAAAGCAGTATGGTGTGGACATTTACCTGAAGAAAGAGTTCTTGCAGTACATAGGGTCCGTGAAGGAGAGAGGGGTGTTATACCTACTCACATCGCTAAGTCAG GATCAGCAGAAAAAAGGGGTGATTGTGGCTACGGACAGTAACTTTGCGATGGCGGTGGCATTTCATGCCTCTGAGCTGCAAATTCCTGCTTTTGTTATCATGTCTGCTGGGACATCGCCTGGACGGGTCAAGATGTGCCGCGACTATGGTGCCATGGTTATATTGTTTGGCCCCACGGCAAGAGACGCTCGGAGTCACGCCATGCGGCTGGCCGAAGAGAATGGCTACCTCTACATGGAAGA GGAAGACAGCGCTGCTTACCTGGCTGGTCTCGGAACCGTAGGTCTAGAAATCTACGAGCAGATGCCCTGCTTAGACGTCGTCATATTCCCTGCTGGTGGACATTGTGGTCTGCTGGCTGCGTCAGCCGCTGCTCTGAAGCACCTGAACCCCAAAATCTCAGTGATT GGCGTAGAGAGCGCAAAATTTCCCATCGTACAAGAGTCTTTGAAAATTGGACACTGCATGACAGAACACGACTGGATCACGCACCCGTTGTAtggag AGCTGGGTGGACCATCTTTTGGTGGCAATACCTTGAAGTTAACGAAGAAGCTTGTAGATAAGGTGATCTCGGTGAG AGAGGAGGACGTTCTTCTGGCCATGCTGAGGTTGTTAGAATATGAGCGGGTGACGGCCGACGCTGAGGGCTCCATGGGACTGGCCGCTCTGATAGCGGGGGCACTGCCAGACTTCAAAGGGAAAAA GGTAGGCGTTGTCGTGTGCAGTGCTAATCTGTCTTTGCCTTTACTGCGTCACTGCCTGGATCGAGCTCTGGTCTTGGACCATAGAGTTTGCAAATTCTCCATCGTGCTTCCTGACTTTCCTTGGGAAATCACCAAGCTCATGGAAGCCATTGGGCGAGAAGAAGCCAG gGTACTGGACATGcggaaagaaaacattttcccgAATACAGATCTTTTCACTCTAGAG GTAACTTGTGTCGTGGAGACGAGAGATAAAACGCACGCCACGCAGCTGAGAAACACCCTCTCGGAGAAATACCCAGCCGCGCAATGGATCTCGCAGTGA
- the TMEM254 gene encoding transmembrane protein 254 — translation MASTVAAASYFRRASLFWMALITLSMGFFTWTVFFPEQIPYEKLGPFGSFVQYLVKNHYGVMYHGFWVAWIIHLLEALYSMRLCSSKGIKDSGARTKWLLQTFLFGAASLLLLIAYKPAPSKKRR, via the exons ATGGCATCGACTGTTGCGGCTGCCTCCTACTTCCGTAGGGCAAGCCTCTTCTGGATGGCTCTCATCACCCTGTCCATGGGCTTCTTCACC tggacCGTTTTCTTCCCTGAACAAATCCCTTACGAGAAGCTGGGACCCTTCGGATCGTTCGTCCAGTACTTGGTGAAGAATCATTATGGCGTCATGTACCACGG GTTTTGGGTGGCATGGATCATACACCTGCTGGAGGCCCTCTACAGCATGCGGCTCTGCAG ttcCAAAGGAATCAAGGATTCGGGCGCTAGAACCAAATGGCTCCTCCAGACCTTTCTCTTCGGGGCGGCGTCGCTCCTGTTGCTGATCGCGTACAAGCCGGCGCCATCGAAGAAACGCAGATAA